From the genome of Geothrix sp. 21YS21S-4, one region includes:
- a CDS encoding M13 family metallopeptidase — protein sequence MKTRPALLAVALLAPLSAQTAYHGFNPANMDLSVKPTQDFFQYAVGGWAKRTPIPAEYDRYGVDQEIDARTHRILKEILEAAAVAKGAPGSETQKAGDFYSSGMDEAGIEAQGIAPLKPCFARIDGVKDAASLAPVLADLHRIGAYAGFYFGVEQDDKESSRYSMVLGQGGLGLPDRDYYLKDDPKSKELLAAYRAHVAKILGLAGCDPKDADRVLALETRLAKASMSRVEQRDPNAVYHALTPAQLKAAAPGFPIDAYLKALGTAAPDRFVVRQPAFLAELGKAMQEVPADQWRVYLRWTLLRSAAPALPKAFEQEAFAFYGTRLQGTTAQHPRWKRVMFAADRGLGEALGKLYVQQAFPAASKAKVLEMVENLRAALKVRIEGLAWMSAPTKAKAQQKLAAMRVKIGYPDVWRDYAKLDLKRQPYVLNVLETRRFEFQRRLANLGRPIDRNEWEMTPQTNNAYYSPTMNEIVFPAGILQPPYFDPASDDAVNYGNIGATIGHEMTHGFDDEGRQFDADGNLKSWWTAEDEKAYNVRAELVVKQFDAFEPLPGLKLNGRLTLGENIADLGGLKLAWDAWKLSQKGKPPVGKIEGFTPEQRFFLGYAETWRTLTREEAARLRVVTDPHSPAKFRVNGPLANLPEFYGAFGCQDGDPMKRPEKDRPAIW from the coding sequence TTGAAGACCCGACCCGCCCTCCTTGCCGTGGCGCTGCTGGCGCCCCTTTCCGCCCAGACGGCCTATCACGGGTTCAACCCCGCGAACATGGACCTCTCGGTCAAGCCCACCCAGGACTTCTTCCAGTACGCCGTGGGCGGCTGGGCCAAGCGCACCCCCATCCCCGCGGAGTACGACCGCTACGGCGTGGACCAGGAGATCGACGCCCGCACCCACCGGATCCTGAAGGAGATCCTGGAAGCCGCCGCCGTCGCCAAGGGCGCACCGGGCTCGGAAACCCAGAAGGCCGGCGATTTCTACTCCAGCGGAATGGACGAGGCCGGCATCGAGGCGCAGGGCATCGCGCCCCTCAAGCCATGCTTCGCGCGCATCGACGGGGTGAAGGACGCCGCGTCCTTGGCTCCCGTCCTGGCGGACCTCCACCGGATCGGCGCCTACGCCGGGTTCTACTTCGGCGTCGAACAGGACGACAAGGAGAGCAGCCGCTACTCCATGGTGCTGGGCCAGGGCGGGCTGGGCCTGCCGGACCGCGACTACTACCTGAAGGACGATCCCAAATCGAAGGAGCTGCTGGCCGCCTACCGCGCCCACGTGGCGAAGATCCTGGGCCTGGCGGGCTGCGATCCCAAGGACGCCGACCGCGTCCTGGCCCTGGAAACCCGCCTCGCCAAGGCCAGCATGAGCCGCGTCGAGCAGCGCGATCCCAACGCCGTCTACCACGCCCTGACGCCGGCGCAGCTGAAGGCCGCGGCTCCGGGCTTCCCCATCGACGCCTACCTCAAGGCCCTGGGCACCGCCGCGCCGGATCGCTTCGTGGTCCGCCAACCGGCCTTCCTGGCCGAACTGGGGAAGGCCATGCAGGAGGTTCCCGCGGACCAGTGGCGCGTCTACCTGCGCTGGACCCTCCTCCGCAGCGCCGCCCCGGCGCTGCCCAAGGCCTTCGAGCAGGAGGCCTTCGCCTTCTACGGCACGCGGCTCCAGGGCACCACCGCCCAGCACCCGCGGTGGAAGCGCGTGATGTTCGCGGCGGACCGCGGGCTGGGCGAGGCTCTGGGTAAGCTCTACGTCCAGCAGGCCTTCCCCGCCGCCAGCAAGGCCAAGGTTCTGGAGATGGTGGAGAACCTCCGCGCCGCCCTGAAGGTCCGCATCGAGGGCCTGGCCTGGATGAGCGCCCCCACCAAGGCCAAGGCCCAGCAGAAGCTCGCGGCCATGCGGGTGAAGATCGGCTATCCCGACGTCTGGCGCGACTACGCCAAGCTCGACCTCAAGCGCCAGCCCTACGTCCTGAACGTGCTGGAGACGCGGCGCTTCGAGTTCCAGCGGCGGCTGGCGAACCTCGGCCGGCCCATCGACCGCAACGAGTGGGAGATGACGCCCCAGACCAACAACGCCTACTACAGCCCCACCATGAACGAGATCGTGTTCCCCGCGGGCATCCTCCAGCCGCCCTACTTCGATCCCGCCTCGGACGACGCCGTGAACTACGGCAACATCGGCGCCACGATCGGGCACGAGATGACGCACGGGTTCGACGACGAGGGCCGCCAGTTCGATGCCGACGGCAACCTCAAGAGCTGGTGGACCGCCGAGGACGAGAAGGCCTACAACGTCCGCGCGGAACTGGTGGTGAAGCAGTTCGACGCCTTCGAGCCCCTGCCCGGCCTCAAGCTCAACGGCCGCCTCACCCTGGGCGAGAACATCGCCGACCTCGGCGGGCTCAAGCTGGCGTGGGACGCGTGGAAGCTCAGCCAGAAGGGCAAGCCTCCCGTCGGCAAGATCGAGGGCTTCACGCCGGAGCAGCGGTTCTTCCTGGGCTACGCCGAGACCTGGCGCACCCTCACCCGCGAGGAGGCCGCCCGCCTGCGCGTCGTCACCGATCCCCACAGCCCCGCCAAGTTCCGCGTCAACGGGCCCCTGGCCAACCTGCCGGAGTTCTACGGCGCCTTCGGCTGCCAGGACGGCGATCCCATGAAGCGGCCCGAGAAGGACCGCCCGGCCATCTGGTAG
- a CDS encoding M13 family metallopeptidase, with product MAVSLRASLCLGLGLAALSVGAQSKPGIDPVNLDTAVRPCDDFYAFANGGWLKTHALPADKSRYGTMEELSEGNRAILKRILEETSAKRDWAKGSVQQKVGDFYAAGMDEAAIERRGLAPLKPILASIEGLKDVQRLPGLLADLHAQGLPGGFAFFVRQDAKASTRYLGYLNQGGTGLPDRDYYLKDDVRSREIRAKYEAHVAKVLTLAGDAPDLARARARVVLDLETRLAEAQWTRVEMRNPQKTYNKRTLAQVADEAPGFDWKAYFRARGVKLEELNLTQPSFFRAFGKVVSEVPAPQWRTYLRWQALNATAHQLPKAFGDESFAFHGRILNGTPEQEPRAKRVEAATDGTLGEALGQLYVKVAFPPESKKKVLELVENLRGALRERIEGLGWMSAETKVQALRKLQAFGVKIGYPDTWKTYAFDVRRDDYFGNVRRGAAFRIRENLAKLGKPIDRGEWSMTPPTVNAYYSSTMNEIVFPAGILQPPFFDPKADDAVNYGALGFVIGHEMTHGFDDSGSQFDADGNLQNWWTDADRKAYEARTDLVVKQYDAYEPLKGEHVNGKLTLGENIADIGGLKIAFAAYRNRLKGKPEPASIDGFTGPQRFFLGAATVWRNHIREAALSVRLKTDPHSPGRQRVNGPLSNLPEFYEAFGCADGEAMKRDAKVRPAIW from the coding sequence ATGGCTGTTTCTCTCCGCGCCTCCCTGTGCTTGGGGCTGGGCCTGGCCGCCCTGTCGGTGGGAGCCCAGTCCAAGCCCGGGATCGACCCCGTCAACCTGGATACCGCCGTCCGGCCCTGCGACGACTTCTACGCCTTTGCCAACGGGGGCTGGCTGAAGACCCACGCCCTGCCCGCGGACAAGTCCCGCTACGGAACCATGGAGGAGCTGAGCGAGGGGAACCGGGCCATCCTCAAGCGGATCCTGGAGGAGACCAGCGCGAAGCGGGACTGGGCCAAGGGGAGCGTGCAGCAGAAGGTGGGTGATTTCTACGCCGCCGGCATGGACGAGGCCGCCATCGAGAGGCGGGGGCTGGCTCCCCTCAAGCCGATCCTCGCGTCCATCGAGGGCCTGAAGGACGTGCAGCGCTTGCCCGGGCTGCTGGCGGACCTCCACGCGCAGGGCCTGCCCGGAGGCTTCGCCTTCTTCGTCCGCCAGGACGCCAAGGCCTCCACGCGGTACTTGGGCTATCTGAATCAGGGCGGAACGGGGCTCCCCGACCGCGACTACTACCTGAAGGACGATGTCCGCAGCCGGGAGATCCGCGCGAAGTACGAGGCCCACGTGGCGAAGGTCCTGACGCTGGCGGGCGACGCGCCGGACCTGGCGCGGGCCAGGGCGCGCGTGGTGCTCGACCTGGAGACCCGCCTGGCCGAGGCCCAGTGGACCCGCGTGGAGATGCGGAATCCCCAGAAGACCTACAACAAGCGCACCCTCGCCCAAGTGGCTGACGAAGCTCCGGGCTTCGACTGGAAGGCCTACTTCCGGGCCCGGGGCGTGAAGCTGGAGGAGCTGAACCTCACCCAGCCCTCCTTCTTCCGGGCCTTCGGCAAGGTGGTTTCGGAAGTCCCCGCGCCCCAGTGGCGCACCTACCTCCGCTGGCAGGCCCTCAATGCCACGGCGCACCAGCTGCCGAAGGCCTTCGGCGACGAGTCCTTCGCCTTCCACGGCCGGATCCTCAACGGCACGCCCGAGCAGGAACCCCGGGCCAAGCGCGTCGAAGCCGCCACGGACGGCACCCTGGGCGAGGCCCTGGGCCAGCTCTACGTGAAGGTGGCCTTCCCGCCCGAATCCAAGAAGAAGGTGCTGGAGCTGGTGGAGAACCTCCGCGGGGCCCTGCGCGAACGGATCGAAGGGCTGGGCTGGATGAGCGCGGAGACCAAGGTCCAGGCCCTGCGGAAGCTGCAGGCCTTCGGCGTGAAGATCGGCTATCCCGACACCTGGAAGACCTACGCCTTCGACGTGAGGCGGGACGACTACTTCGGCAACGTGAGGCGGGGCGCGGCGTTCCGCATCCGCGAGAACCTGGCCAAATTAGGCAAGCCCATCGACCGCGGGGAGTGGAGCATGACGCCTCCCACCGTGAACGCCTACTACAGCTCCACCATGAACGAGATCGTGTTTCCGGCGGGGATCCTCCAGCCGCCCTTCTTCGATCCCAAGGCCGATGACGCCGTGAACTACGGCGCCCTGGGTTTCGTCATCGGCCACGAGATGACGCACGGGTTCGACGACAGCGGCAGCCAGTTCGACGCCGACGGCAACCTCCAGAACTGGTGGACCGACGCCGACCGCAAGGCCTACGAGGCCCGGACCGACCTGGTGGTGAAGCAGTACGACGCCTACGAGCCGCTGAAGGGCGAGCACGTGAACGGCAAGCTGACCCTCGGCGAGAACATCGCCGACATCGGCGGGCTCAAGATCGCCTTCGCCGCCTACCGGAACCGCCTGAAGGGCAAACCCGAGCCCGCCTCCATCGACGGGTTCACCGGCCCCCAGCGGTTCTTCCTCGGCGCCGCCACGGTCTGGCGCAACCACATCCGCGAGGCGGCGCTGTCCGTCCGCCTCAAGACCGATCCCCACAGTCCCGGCCGCCAGCGGGTGAACGGGCCCCTGTCCAACCTCCCCGAATTCTACGAAGCCTTCGGCTGCGCCGACGGCGAGGCCATGAAGCGCGACGCGAAGGTCCGCCCGGCCATCTGGTGA
- a CDS encoding DUF4442 domain-containing protein, which translates to MGESLRTRLFRWAFNLWPCFRGTGARVTSIAADWSEIRLRLPLSWRTRNYVGTIFGGSLYAAVDPFYMLMLIHRLGPEFVVWDKAAAIRFRRPGRTTLFAAFRLEEAEVDEIRRLLQEQPKVDRTYTVELRDAEGVVHAEIQKVIHISHQMTS; encoded by the coding sequence GTGGGCGAATCCCTCCGCACCCGCCTGTTCCGCTGGGCCTTCAACTTGTGGCCCTGCTTCCGGGGCACGGGCGCGCGGGTGACGTCCATCGCCGCGGACTGGTCGGAGATCCGCCTGCGGCTTCCCCTCTCCTGGCGGACCCGGAACTACGTGGGGACCATCTTCGGCGGCAGCCTCTACGCCGCCGTGGACCCCTTCTACATGCTGATGCTGATCCACCGGCTGGGGCCCGAATTCGTGGTGTGGGACAAGGCCGCCGCCATCCGGTTCCGCCGGCCGGGCCGCACCACCCTCTTCGCGGCGTTCCGCCTGGAGGAAGCCGAAGTCGACGAGATCCGCCGCCTGCTGCAGGAGCAGCCGAAAGTGGACCGGACCTACACCGTGGAACTGCGAGATGCGGAAGGCGTCGTTCACGCGGAAATACAGAAAGTGATCCACATATCCCACCAAATGACTTCCTGA